The following coding sequences are from one Nonlabens arenilitoris window:
- a CDS encoding methylmalonyl-CoA mutase family protein, with product MQDQTPYVPVNKVRIVTAASLFDGHDAAINIMRRIIQSTGCEVIHLGHDRSVEEVVNTAIQEDANGIAMTSYQGGHNEYFKYMRDLLVEKGAGHIKIFGGGGGVILPSEIQELMDYGITRIYSPDDGREMGLQGMINDLVKQCDVPVPAFAKAELNGELLENHVPTIARLISLAENRHDDFEKHFAEADKTPKQAPVLGITGTGGAGKSSLVDELIRRFLIDFPEKNIGIISVDPSKRKTGGALLGDRIRMNAINNDRVYMRSLATRQSNLALSKHVQEAVDVLKAADYDLIILETSGIGQSDTEILEHSDVSLYVMTPEFGAATQLEKIDMLDFADVVAINKFDKRGSLDALRDVKKQYQRNHNLWEADPATLPVYGTIASQFNDPGMNALYEALMAEVTEKTGVDLSSQNELNKAQSEKIFVIPPSRTRYLSEIAESNRAYDNTAAAQSKVAQTLYGIYKTIESLTDVSLSLSKTGIEGEGLRQAQSDTDNQIIDMLLGQFDRVKMDLDPYNWEIITTWDDKVNKYKQPIYEFQVRDKVIKIETHTESLSHKMIPKVALPKYSAWGDILKWCLQENVPGEFPYTAGLYPFKRTGEDPTRMFAGEGGPERTNKRFHYVSLGMPAKRLSTAFDSVTLYGNDPGLRPDIYGKIGNAGVSICCLDDAKKLYSGFDLSHPMTSVSMTINGPAPMLLGFFMNAAIDQNCERFITENGLGDKVEAKLKEIYDDNNLERPSYLNAQGEKVYSKNGQVDTSKLPEGNDGLGLMLLGLTGDQILDPADYARIKQETLAQVRGTVQADILKEDQAQNTCIFSTEFALRLMGDVQQYFIEEKVRNFYSVSISGYHIAEAGANPITQLAFTLANGFTYVEYYLSRGMDINKFGPNLSFFFSNGIDPEYSVIGRVARKIWAKAMKNKYGANSRAQMLKYHIQTSGRSLHAQEIDFNDIRTTLQALYAINDNCNSLHTNAYDEAITTPTEESVRRAMAIQLIINKELGLAKNENPIQGAFIIEELTDLVETAVLEEFDRITERGGVLGAMETMYQRSKIQEESMHYEMLKHTGEFPIIGVNTFLSSKGSPTVLPAEVIRATEEEKQAQISTKDNLHSAFAKAQQEQLSNIQQAAVKQDNIFEHLMEATKICTLGQITEALFEVGGQYRRNM from the coding sequence ATGCAAGATCAAACTCCATACGTTCCAGTTAATAAAGTAAGAATAGTAACGGCTGCCAGTCTTTTTGACGGGCATGATGCTGCTATTAACATCATGCGTCGCATCATTCAATCTACCGGTTGTGAAGTTATTCATTTAGGTCACGATAGAAGTGTAGAAGAAGTGGTAAACACTGCTATTCAGGAAGATGCAAACGGTATTGCCATGACTTCTTATCAAGGTGGACACAATGAGTATTTTAAATACATGCGTGATTTACTGGTAGAAAAAGGAGCTGGCCACATCAAGATTTTTGGTGGTGGTGGTGGAGTGATTCTTCCTTCAGAGATTCAAGAATTGATGGATTATGGAATCACACGTATTTATTCACCAGATGATGGCCGTGAAATGGGATTGCAGGGAATGATTAATGATTTAGTAAAGCAGTGTGATGTTCCTGTTCCCGCTTTCGCGAAAGCAGAATTAAACGGAGAATTGCTAGAAAATCATGTTCCTACCATTGCAAGATTAATCTCGCTGGCAGAAAACAGACACGATGACTTTGAAAAGCACTTTGCTGAAGCCGATAAAACACCAAAACAAGCACCTGTACTAGGAATCACAGGAACTGGTGGAGCTGGTAAATCATCATTAGTAGATGAATTGATACGTCGTTTTTTAATAGATTTTCCAGAGAAAAATATAGGTATCATATCTGTAGATCCATCAAAACGTAAAACAGGTGGAGCACTTTTAGGTGATAGGATACGTATGAATGCGATTAATAATGATCGCGTTTACATGAGATCTCTTGCAACGAGACAGTCTAATCTCGCACTTTCTAAGCATGTTCAAGAAGCAGTAGATGTTTTAAAAGCAGCAGACTATGATTTAATCATTTTAGAAACCAGCGGAATAGGGCAGAGCGATACTGAAATCTTAGAACACAGTGATGTGTCTTTATATGTAATGACTCCAGAGTTTGGTGCAGCTACACAGCTAGAGAAAATCGACATGCTCGATTTTGCCGATGTGGTAGCGATCAACAAGTTTGACAAACGTGGTTCACTTGATGCATTACGCGATGTAAAAAAACAATACCAGCGCAATCATAACTTATGGGAAGCAGATCCTGCAACGCTACCAGTTTATGGAACCATCGCCAGCCAATTCAACGATCCAGGAATGAATGCGTTGTATGAAGCGCTAATGGCTGAGGTTACAGAAAAAACAGGTGTAGATTTAAGTTCGCAAAACGAACTCAATAAAGCACAAAGTGAGAAAATCTTTGTGATTCCGCCATCGAGAACACGTTATTTAAGTGAGATTGCTGAAAGTAATAGAGCTTATGATAACACAGCAGCAGCTCAATCTAAAGTGGCTCAAACCCTTTATGGAATTTATAAAACTATTGAATCCTTAACTGATGTCAGTCTGAGCTTGTCGAAGACGGGAATCGAAGGAGAAGGACTTCGACAGGCTCAGTCTGACACTGACAATCAAATTATAGATATGTTGTTGGGTCAGTTTGATCGCGTTAAAATGGATCTAGATCCCTACAACTGGGAAATCATCACCACTTGGGATGACAAAGTAAATAAGTACAAGCAGCCTATTTATGAGTTTCAAGTACGTGATAAAGTCATTAAAATTGAAACCCATACAGAGTCGCTATCTCATAAAATGATTCCTAAAGTAGCGTTACCTAAGTACAGCGCTTGGGGCGATATTTTAAAATGGTGTTTGCAAGAAAATGTACCAGGAGAATTTCCATATACCGCAGGATTATATCCGTTTAAAAGAACAGGTGAAGATCCTACCAGAATGTTTGCTGGTGAAGGTGGACCAGAACGTACTAATAAGCGTTTCCACTACGTAAGTCTGGGAATGCCTGCAAAACGTTTGAGTACGGCATTTGATAGTGTGACACTTTACGGTAACGATCCAGGATTGCGTCCAGATATTTATGGGAAAATCGGTAATGCTGGTGTGAGTATTTGCTGTCTGGATGATGCTAAGAAACTATACTCTGGATTTGATTTGTCTCATCCCATGACATCGGTTTCTATGACTATTAACGGTCCAGCGCCTATGTTATTAGGATTCTTTATGAACGCTGCGATTGACCAGAACTGTGAACGTTTTATTACAGAAAACGGACTAGGTGATAAGGTAGAGGCAAAGCTTAAAGAAATCTATGATGACAATAATCTAGAACGTCCTTCTTATTTAAACGCTCAAGGCGAAAAAGTATATTCTAAAAACGGACAGGTTGATACCAGCAAACTGCCTGAAGGTAATGACGGTTTAGGTTTGATGCTTTTAGGGTTAACAGGAGATCAAATCTTAGATCCAGCAGACTATGCTCGTATCAAGCAAGAAACACTAGCACAAGTGCGTGGTACGGTACAAGCTGATATTTTAAAAGAAGATCAAGCACAAAATACTTGTATTTTCTCTACAGAATTTGCACTGCGTTTAATGGGTGATGTACAGCAGTATTTCATTGAAGAAAAAGTGCGTAATTTTTATAGTGTGTCCATCTCAGGATATCACATCGCAGAGGCTGGAGCAAATCCGATTACACAATTGGCCTTTACATTAGCAAACGGATTCACTTATGTAGAGTATTACTTAAGTCGCGGAATGGATATCAATAAATTTGGTCCTAACCTGAGTTTCTTCTTTTCAAACGGTATCGATCCAGAATATTCTGTGATTGGTCGTGTGGCGAGAAAGATTTGGGCCAAAGCCATGAAAAACAAATACGGAGCAAATTCTCGTGCACAAATGTTGAAATACCACATTCAAACCAGTGGTCGTTCGCTACATGCACAAGAAATAGATTTTAATGATATCCGTACGACATTGCAAGCACTGTATGCGATTAATGATAATTGTAACTCGTTGCATACTAATGCTTATGACGAGGCAATCACTACACCTACAGAAGAATCTGTAAGACGTGCGATGGCTATCCAACTGATCATCAATAAGGAATTAGGTCTTGCCAAGAACGAAAATCCTATCCAAGGAGCATTCATTATTGAAGAGTTGACAGATCTTGTAGAGACAGCTGTTCTAGAAGAATTTGATAGAATTACAGAACGTGGTGGTGTTCTAGGAGCCATGGAAACCATGTACCAGCGCAGTAAGATTCAAGAAGAATCGATGCATTACGAGATGTTAAAGCATACAGGCGAGTTCCCTATCATAGGAGTAAACACTTTCTTAAGTTCAAAAGGAAGCCCAACAGTCTTACCAGCTGAGGTAATACGTGCGACGGAAGAAGAGAAACAAGCACAAATTAGTACAAAAGATAATTTGCATTCCGCTTTCGCGAAAGCACAACAAGAACAATTATCTAACATACAACAAGCCGCTGTGAAACAAGACAACATCTTTGAACACTTAATGGAAGCAACAAAGATTTGTACACTAGGACAGATTACTGAGGCGTTATTTGAAGTAGGAGGACAGTATAGGAGAAATATGTAA